The Candidatus Binatia bacterium genome has a window encoding:
- a CDS encoding serine-type D-Ala-D-Ala carboxypeptidase: protein MRLARWLWLGVVAIASVFLLARGQAEAASWAVADLRTGAVLSGDQVDRPEPAGATYQLLVVLSALEQAKLGMLPLDAPVSVDAQTIEEFGRKPGELLKLAAGRPYVLGDLLKAVLLARSDLAAVAAAEAMWGSRDNAVEALNERTRRLGLTVTRWSVLSSDAADNVTSAREVSRLVACLWREHEEVRQWGTLRGFPFDQGRIVLANNHLPPSDVGVWAFYDRFRDVRGKRKSYQRLGVLVSEREGMALGVVQLGVEELANGVPRMVELMRSALAEYEPVTIVREGESLNVRVLVDGGLESSIVPTAARDLKIVRRKGSEPRFQMLFQVPSVVTAPIAKGEQLGEIVVQFEDNVIGVVPAVSPKSVSSQGVRSAGTLRAR from the coding sequence ATGCGCTTGGCTCGATGGTTGTGGCTGGGAGTGGTGGCGATTGCGTCCGTTTTTCTGCTGGCCCGGGGACAGGCTGAGGCCGCAAGCTGGGCGGTGGCGGACTTGCGCACCGGTGCGGTGCTGTCTGGCGATCAAGTGGATCGCCCTGAGCCCGCGGGTGCCACGTATCAACTTTTGGTTGTTTTGTCCGCACTGGAGCAGGCAAAACTGGGAATGCTGCCCCTCGATGCTCCCGTGAGCGTGGATGCGCAGACCATCGAAGAGTTCGGAAGGAAACCAGGCGAGCTTCTCAAGTTAGCCGCGGGAAGACCGTATGTTCTGGGAGATCTCTTGAAAGCCGTTTTGCTGGCGCGAAGCGATTTAGCAGCCGTAGCAGCGGCAGAAGCGATGTGGGGCTCCCGTGATAATGCCGTGGAGGCGCTGAATGAGCGCACGCGGCGGCTGGGGCTCACGGTCACGCGTTGGAGTGTGCTGTCATCCGACGCTGCCGACAACGTGACGAGCGCGCGCGAGGTTTCCCGTTTGGTCGCTTGCTTATGGCGCGAACACGAAGAAGTGAGGCAGTGGGGCACTTTGCGAGGCTTCCCGTTCGACCAAGGCCGCATTGTGCTAGCCAACAATCACCTGCCCCCGAGTGATGTCGGTGTGTGGGCGTTTTACGACCGTTTTCGAGATGTTCGAGGAAAACGAAAGTCGTACCAGCGCTTGGGGGTCTTGGTCAGCGAGCGGGAGGGCATGGCGCTGGGGGTGGTGCAGTTGGGTGTCGAGGAGTTGGCCAACGGGGTGCCGCGAATGGTCGAGCTCATGCGCTCGGCGCTGGCGGAATACGAGCCGGTGACGATCGTGCGCGAAGGCGAGTCATTGAACGTGCGCGTGCTCGTGGATGGAGGGTTGGAATCTTCGATCGTTCCCACTGCCGCACGAGACCTAAAAATCGTTCGCCGAAAGGGAAGTGAGCCGCGTTTTCAGATGCTCTTTCAGGTGCCCTCGGTTGTCACGGCACCAATCGCAAAAGGCGAACAGTTGGGCGAGATTGTGGTGCAGTTCGAGGATAACGTGATCGGCGTCGTGCCTGCGGTGAGTCCGAAGTCCGTCAGCAGTCAAGGGGTGCGCTCGGCCGGTACCCTGCGGGCTCGATGA